DNA from Choristoneura fumiferana chromosome 6, NRCan_CFum_1, whole genome shotgun sequence:
CCTTCCCGACGGAGGGTTATTAATACCTACAGAAAACTGAAATTATGTCCGTCAACTCAGCAGGACCATGAAAATCTtgaattatttcaagatttcGAACGCGCTCGTTCTAGACCAAAAATGTTGCCAGTGTCGGAGCCAGTGTCAATCAAATAAACTTTGCAGACAACAACTAACAACAGCAAGTCGATCCGTTCTTCTTTTTATGGTCAACTAGAGCGGTCACGAAGCAATCTGCGTTTTGTGAGATTTGCTTATCGACCGACATGCTAAATTTATGGTTTCGTGCCCATTGGTCTTCATGAAATTAGGACGAtatattttattctggtttagcctgaaaaaaacttattttttatataatgtctTCATCCGTATTTTTTCCTTTCAACTACCTTTGTATTATGCTACTTTTATACTTAGTGGTTTTAGTGTGAGATTAAGGCGTGGCTGCCGGTCCCAATACTGAGTAGCACACGCACATTAGTATACTTCACaacatttattgttattattattgttggtaCGGATTTCTGATCAAGTGCCTAAGaggacccggtcatttgaaaggcatttATCTATGGACCGAAGCCAACATCAAGATGCCTTTGCTACAATATAATATGATAGTGAAATGAGCGCAACTATGAAGATCTTCCtctaaaaaaactacttaagagtccgcagcaagcttgattctccatacaaatcgtagttacgtccttattttaaaataacaagtagcatcatcatgattttttgtaaatacaatgagataaggcatatctagggcctgaaattagtttatgactcttgaaatggtattacaaagaaaatagaacgagtacaagttttgcattttaagagccaaaaaccctgtgcagttcggttaaatactacggccaaaatatagttcagattgaagtcaaaacctatttccggcatcgactaaactatgtagtttcataagaaaaagcatttttccgaaatgattttgtggttttcaaatgagaacgaaactacgaaaatcagtaaaaaaactatacatttttatgcgaatctgcagcgaatcactctagcgcggggaacggtacgggggagggcggtacgcgccgccctttgtccttggtttacgctggccctgcgtgtgcgtgcgtcgctcgttagtagtgactcgtcagctgtgcgcgagagttacgtaatattattttggtgaattctcttcgtatcataaacgcgatctaactacttacgacttggactgataacggatttgatatttcttggtgatactggtggtgtgtgtgcacatactgttcgacgaccttggctttcttatatggactttgcatttttatgttacaaaaatggataaacagggtaagtacctacctagatgcattttagtcaatattaccaagtacttataaaaaatgggtccatatatcggctcgcatactgacaaacgatgatttggacaaaaataattatggttttactagaaaagagaaaagagtacctatgcgaactatggcgctcccataaaaaataattattaatgttcttgtttccagaagtgaaaagatcatcgaagacaagattatggttatcggctcgtaggaaaaaaaaaggaccggctcgtcataaaaaagaaaacattaatcctaataggtaagttataactaggacagtagcgtaagatttttcttccttgtcctctattacaagcttttatttagtttcacctgtcccgatatttgtctgtaatcaaatcttgcattcgaccaacttctagcagtcggattgacttgaaattttgcataattatgtaaattgcgtgacaatacaataatctggtagctgacatcctggtagtccggccagaatcgtctccgaaggacggaactcttcaactgttacaatgttatcgacttgtttttggtataggtacaaaataaatgtagtttgggtaacaatgctagtaaagtcgacaaaaagtacagtcagcaaaaaagcttgtattaaaaatgaattttcgtactcgtacctttatttattatttttgtacgacgtaggtacaccacacaaacttgttatttcacttatacaggtcatagcactgtaatagcacattgtgtattagggcggtaagtaaggtattacgaacgaagtattacctctggtagtctctgttattactttgactaatggcgactgacgtcatttcaccatgtatgtatttttcacatgtgcagtacgcttggcaccggagagcatgccagtgagcagtctgatagtgataacaataccgatcctccacctcaacctctaaatttaagcaggttagtgtttttattattatttttactagtttacaatcttttatttaacttgcaatgtatgtacctatgtactcgtatgtatgtatgtgaggctcaaatcctgcgagttgaatttgactcagtttcagtggtcgaattgacttgaaatttggtatacttatgtgaattgcgtgacaatacaataatctggtagctgacatcctggtagtccggccaggatcgtctccgcaggacggaattcttcaacggttaatggcatcgacttgaaatttcgtatgatgtagtttaataggtaacaatgctagtaaagtcgacaaaaagtacagtcagcaaaaaaaaaagcttgaacagatttttttttttaccaaaaacttatttcacagctacttacgtttttcacttgtagttttattttcgctcttgactgcaactgcactgagactagtacctactcgtacctatattgacacggctattaaagatgatttcagtttattatcttgatcgatgtacaccgcacttctgttatttcacttatacaggtcatagcactataatatcccattgttcattaagggcgataagtaaggtattacgaacgaagtattacctctggtagtctctgttattactttgactaatggcgactgacgtcatttcactatgtatgtattttttacatgtgcagtacgcttggcaccggagagcatgccagtgagcagtctgatagtgataacaataccgatcctccgcctcaatttcaaaattttagcaggttggtgtttttattattatttttacaagcttttaccttgcaatagttgcaatgtatgtacctatgaatgtatgtgcaggtaaaatcttgcgagttgaatttgacccacttcttccacatttggtacggaaaagtagtttggatgaaaatgcaagtacagtcagcaaaaagcttgtattaaaaatgtagtcgcgcgcacaatatggcaccgaaaatcgaaacgtattttttgcatagcgtcaccgcgttagaagttttctgtagtagtgtacgcctcataatgcagtatcaaatatttttatttcaccgtatactctgatttaaccttgcatggtataaatataacgtaactttttttttcctttcagaaatttgagtccgagtactccgtcctcgacaccatcattacaaattgaacttgatcatgatagcaatgaggaagtcgtacgtaaaatgacaggtcgacgaattttcaatgttcaatatttatttgaacaaatgaaggctgtggatcatagtccatttaattgcagctttaaagatatggattttgtgaaggagtcgagaatcggattccagtcaacttttcttttcaaatgcaaaatgtgtggcaaaaaagaagcatttaataatgaaaaactagagtctaaaattaataaaaatgttgttcaagcagtcgtatgttcgggtagtggcttttcccaattagatgagctttgcgctcatttagatatgccatgtatagcggagaaaacatttgggaaagagaatttgttgcttggggatgttttaaaagatatctctttgaagagcatgtttgaggcaggactcgaagaaaaacaaatggcaattgaaaaaggaaacgtagacgctgatggcgttccctacatcacagtagtagcggacgcatcgtggggaaaaagatcatatcgtaccagcaattataattcattatccggggtagcgtgcattattgggtatgaaactaaaaaggttctctttttaggaatacggaattcttattgctctgtatgcgctgttgcagtaataaaaagattgaggtcaagaaacataaatg
Protein-coding regions in this window:
- the LOC141428605 gene encoding uncharacterized protein — its product is MDKQEVKRSSKTRLWLSARRKKKGPARHKKENINPNSTLGTGEHASEQSDSDNNTDPPPQPLNLSSTLGTGEHASEQSDSDNNTDPPPQFQNFSSFTVTVTLRRRVTVLSLIVVSFK